ttgcttagtcgtgtccaactctttgcaaccccacgaaccgtagtccgccaggcttctctgttcatggaattctccaggcaagagtactggagtggattgccattcccttccccagaggatcttcccagcccagggattgaaccctggtctcctgcatcacaggcagattcttaaccatttgagctatagggaagtcgtgtgtgtgtgtgtgtgtgtgtgtgtgtgtgtgtgtgtgtgtgtgtgtatgaattgctgaaaccaacacattattgtaaatcaaatatacttcagttaaaaaaaaaaagagggaggcaAGATGGAAAGTAAGGAAAGCAACCCCACAGTGGATTCTGGGGTGACTCCctaggtttgaatcccagctttgAACTGGCAAGTGACTTCGCCTGGTCTCCCTCTGTGACGTGGGGTGACAGTGGCGCCGCCTTCTAGAGTCGTGGGGACACGTGTTCAGCCCCATAGATACCGCGAGTGCTGTGTTGAGTCCACAATGTCTAGGTAGGGAGGCAGTCAAGGACCAGGTAGTAGGAAGTCCAGGGGATGCAGCCTGATGGAAGCAGAGGCAATctgagaaggcttcctggagtgGGTGAGGCCTGAGGGATATGGCATTGACCAGATAAAGTGGGCATGTGGGGGCAGGAAGGCCCCAGactgagggacaactcgggagaGGGTTGGAAGTGGGTGACCTGGCTGTGCTGGGACCCAGGTCAAGCTCCGTGTGGCTGAGGCAGCAGCTAGGGAAACGGGAGAGGAGGCGGGAGCAGGACTCCACGGCCAGGCCTGGCAGGGCCAGCCTCCAGAAGCCGAGTCGGGGTCCTGTGGCTCCGTCAGGGGCTGGGAACTATGGGGGGCTTCGTCAGGGGAGTAACAGGACCAGGTTCACCCACCGACAGAGCCGCTCACTTCCCTGAGGAGGAGGGACTGGGACTGGAGgtggggagccaggtgggctggggGCGGGACTTCCAGAAGGGGGTCGGCCCTGTGCCCAGCTCTGGGAGGGCCTGGGACTACcagggcagcctgccaggccctgccGGTCATTTACCCTGGTGCCCAGTGTGGGCCCTCTTGTCCCCTGAGGACGAGGTCGCTCAGAGAGGGGCCGTAGTGGCCCCACCTCACACAGCCATCGGGCTTGCTGGGGCCAGCCTCAGAAGCCAGGACCTTGCAGCCAGCCTGGGGGCTGCTAGGGCCTGGTACAGGGGGGAGCTGACAGCAGCACCCCATCTCCATCATGGACCCGAGGGGGCGCGGGAGGGCTTGAAAGAGCCGCATGTAGCCGCACGTGGAGTAGAGAGCACAGCTGGGCCGCCCTGCGCGCGCTGCCAGGCCACTCGGGGAGAAAAGCCACAGCAGGCACCGCAGACAGAAATcacagtgatgttgaaaacaacCTAAGTTGTGTGCCTGTGGGTCCGCCTGCGGATGGAAGTGCCAGGACCGGCGTGGAAGGTTCCACTCCAGGCTCTGTGGAGGGGAGCAGGGCAAGGTGAGAGACAGCACCTACCCACTCCTCCGAAAGGCAGGCTGGCCAAGGTCAAGTGCATGAAGCCGTCGTTCCCACAGAAGCCCCCGCTGCTGGTCTGGGCCAGGACCCGCTTCACCACCTGGGGGGAAGCAGCGGTGAGGCTGGTGAGGGAGCTGCTGGTGCCCCAGGACCCTTACCTGACCCTCCTTGGTTCCCAAGGCTCTATCTGGCCCCCTCGGTGCCCCGGGGCCCATGGCAGGGTCTGAGGCCGCTGTGTGAGCTGAAGAGTAGCCTGCCACCCCCACGTCCCCACTGGAGACATGCGTCTTGAGCCTCCCTTGAGTGTGGTCCACGCAGGCGGCCATGGACACAGACTCAGGCTGGCAGAGGAGGTGGGAAACCCCGCCTCCTCCTGGGGATGTGGAAGGGCGGGCGATCAGGGAGATGCCCTGGGAGGGATGTGAGGTGCCTGCTGGGTGTCCAGGAGGGCAGAGGTGAGTAGGAGggaccctccccacccagggtgAAGGCCAAGTGGGGAGGCTGAGGGGCAGGGAAGCTGTGGGAGGCCTTGCGGTCTGCACCACCGGGAGGACACTGAGATTTGTACTTTGGAAACATGAACTTAACCCCTGCTTGACTTAATGAAGGCCCTTCCTCTTCAGTCTGTGGACACTAAAGAAAGAtgcagtccagtcgctcagttgtgcccgactctgcgaccccgtggactgcagtgcaccaggcttccctgtccatcaccaagatGAGCAGACACTAAAGAGTTGTTGCACAAAATCTTGGCTGTAGTTAATTACAACGTGTGACCCTCAGGTCACAGCTAGATCAGGGCCTGCCCGCAGAGTGGACCCCCATCCTCAGGGTCAGAAAATCCCGTTGAGACCTGCAGTAAGGACAGCAGAAGGCGGAGTTGGGACCATCAGTGCTCAGTGAGGACCCAGGGCAGGGCACGCGGGGTGGGATGAGGGTTTGTGTCACCGCGTGCCCTGGAACAGCGCCGGGCGGTCAGAAAAGCTTGAAAGCCGATTGGCCAGATGACCCCCCTCCCCGCTTCCAAGCACCTGGGTAGCACTTCCTTTTTTGACTGCtctgtgcagcatgtggaatcagttcccccaccagggagtgagcctgtgccccctgcattgggagcaggttTCACAGAGCCTtaactggacaaccagggaagtccctgggttgCATTTTCTAAAGTTAACATTACACAGATAAACAAGGGCTCCTTGGAGGAACAGCTGATTCTAGGGCCAGGCAGCTTGTAGACCCATAAAGAAAGGAAGTGGTGGGAAAACCAAAGGATGGGCAGGTGTCTGGGACAGAGCAGCTCCCAGTGCCCAGAGGCTGGACAGGTTGAATGAAAATGAGGTGGTATTGGGGACAGGTTGAACAAGGAAACAAATCAGGTGGTATTGGGTTGTAACCCGGAAAATAAAGCAGATGCACTGGAGTCCACGCTGATATAaagaaccaggcttccctggtgggccagtggttaagactccgtgcttccactgcaggaagcacaggttcagttcctggttggagaactaagattgcacatgccacgtggcatggccaaaaagaaaaaaggcattgATATAAAGAACCAGGCCAAGATTCCAGGTAGGATATTAGATGCTCCCCCTCCAGCAGGTAGAGCTTACTCTCACCCCCTTCCATTGAAGGTAGGCTAGACTTAGTGACTTGCTCTCACAGAAGAGaataaggaaagggaaaaatagtcTTTGGTGGAGGCCTGTGCCAGACCCAACCTTGGCCAGGGATGAAGGTTAACCTCACCAGTGATGCATGGATCTCATAGTCCCCTGAGGATGAGCAGAGATGGGCCTTTGGCCCTGGGGGTTTCTTTCATGAGAGAAACAGCTGGCCACGGATATGGGGGACATTCTGCAGGACAGAAGGCCAGCACCGCGTAAGCTGAGAGATGACCACAAGGGGACCAGAGGAGCCATGGCAACTAAATGCAGCTCGGGACCCTGGCCTGGATCCTGGGGCGgaaagaaaaactggcaaaatctGTCTAAAGTCTGGAGTGTGGTTGACAGCAATGTGCCAATGTCTGTTTCTTGGTTTTGACCAATGTAAGGGGAGAAACTGGAGTATATGGGCCTTCCCTGGACtctctgcaacttttctgtaaatctaaaattattccaaaattaaaagtttattttgaaaaagccttgctaggactttcctggtggtccagtgggtaagactccatgctcccagtgcaggaggtctgtgttccatccctgatcggagaactagatcccacacatgcctgctgcaactaagagttcgcatgccacagctaagacctgacacagcctaaataaataaaaagtaaaagcgCGTTGTCCAGGGGAATCCCCTGGAGggtctgcacttccactgcaggggccatgggttcaagccctggttgggaactaagatactgcatgCTACACAGCACaccgggatggggtggggagcagggggaagCATTGCCCAGCCTATGAGGGATCTCAGGAGTGCTGGGGGTGAGGGACGTGTGTCCTGAGCTGCAGATCGCTGGCCACACACACGTGAGCCTCCCCTCCTAGGGAGGGGCAGGGGAccccagggaggggcagggcacCAGGGCTCACTCTTGGGTCTGCGTGTTCTGGTCATTCATCCCCCCTCAGTCATTCCATCCCATGTTGTGTGTGCCTTCCACGAGCCAAGCACTGAAGAGGACAGTGCGGCCACCAGGCAGAGATGATGCAGAATAAGAGAGGCCAGCGCTGACCTAGAGGGCACCCTGGGCCCTAGAGGAGGCCCTGGGGAGCTGCCCACTAAAGGCCCAGGAGAACGTGGCCTAGATTGAAAGGCAGGGGGGAGGCCCTGCTGcccccaggagaaaggagagagacagagccaAGCGTGCCACCTGTCAGTGCCCCCGAGGGCCCAGGAGCCCCTGCCCTCCTGCCAGGCCCATTGGTCCACTCTGGTCGTGGAGCCATCGCCCTCTGCTGACCCCACTCCACTCTCCACTGCTGCCACCTGCCCCCGCCTGCATCCAGCCCTACCTGGCTGCTCTTGGAGAAGACGTACAGGGCCAGGGGCTTCTCCCGACGGTTGATGAAGTCGATGGCCTGGCCCAGGCTCCTCACGTTCACGATGGGCAGGATGGGCCCGAAGATCTCCTCCTGCATCACCGGCTCGGTCTCCTGCACGTCCACCAGCACCGTGGGGGCTGCCCGGGACAGGGGTCTGCTCAGCCCAGGGGCGGGGCCTCCGATAGGTGGGGCCTCCGATAGGTGGGGCCTCTGATAGGTGGGGCCTCTGGCGGGCGGGGCATCTGATAGGTGGGGCCTCTGGCGGGCGGGGCATCTGGAGGGCGGGGCCTCTGGAGGGCGGAGCCTCTGGTGGGCAGACCCGCGGGAATGTCAGGGCCCAGGGACCCGGATGTCCCAGGGATGGTACTATCCCCGCAGCCCCGGGGAAGTGACCACGAGGGGCTCCCCAACCTGACAGGGTCTGTGGGGCCCAGAGAACCATTCAGCCTTGGTCTCACAGTCAGAGGGTGACCCGATCTTAGACCCCAGAGTCTGAGGCCGCAAGTCCCAGCCTGTTAGACCCTCCAAGCCGTTTGgcccaggagaccagggttctttGTTCACAGCAGAGCGGATATTCAGGACGGGCAGTGGAAGGGGAGAACTGGAATCATGGGCACGTAGCACCTGGGGTCGTGTGGCCCGTGGAGCAGCAGATCGTGGGGCTGAAGTTGGGAACCTAAGCCTAGAACTCTAGGGTCTGAGCTTGGAGAACTTGGGCCAGAGTGGAGTCGTGGGGTCGCGGGCTCAGACCCCGGCAACAGGGAACACCAGTGTCATGAAGCCATGGCACCCAGCTGGGCTGTAGGGGTGGGGTCGGGGGAGCCTCAGAGCCCAGACTCGGGGCCCAGCTGTGGCCCCCAGCGTGGAGCGGCCTtcgctggggtgggggtgggggtggggcacagtGGCAGGGAGGGCGGGGCTCACCGATGTAGAGATCGCTTTCATCACTCTGGCCGCCGATGACCACGCGACCGCAGCTCAGCAGGCCCCGGAGCCGCTGGAAATGCTTCTCGCTGATGATGCGGCCCAGGTTCGGGGAGCTCTGGGGGTCGTCGCCATAGAAACGGGTGATGGCGCTCTGCAGGGCGGGCACCAGCCGCGCCTGCATCTCGGGGCTGCACAGGACGTAGTCGGGGGCCACGCAGGTCTGGCCCGCGTTGAAACAGCGGAAGAAGGCCACCCTGTTGGCCACGGTCTGGGGGTCGCAGTTGTCGTCCACGTAGCAGGGGTTCTTGCCTCCCAGCTCTAGCGTGACGGGCGTCAGGTGCTTGGCGGCGGCAGCCATGACGATCTTGCCAACTTGAGGGTTCCCTGGGCAAGGAAGGAAACCAAAGTGGCTCTCAATCACTTGACCAGGCAGGGTGgtcccagcccagggctgggcACCCTCAAGGGGGTTCACTCCCTGCCCTGTGCCTTCCTGGAGAGGCCTTTGAATGGGGTCTCATCTGGCCTTTCCTTGTCAGTTGCTGCTACACCTGGACCTTCCTCCCATCAtcttccccctacccccaccctgaCCAGCCCCACACAGCGGAAGGTCCCCAGGAGCTCTGCCCCTGATAGCAAGCCGGCTGGCTCCCTCACCTAACTTGCCAGCTTAGACTTCCAGGAACACCACCGCCCCATCCCTTCACCCCCTACAGTGTCTCCCGGCTCCTGATTCCAGGTTGGGACCTGCAGGGACTCTTTCTAACCCACCCCTCTGcaccctcccttctctccactgGCCTCTGAAAATGACCCCTGTGGCCCAAGGTCAGCGTCCCAGTCCAGTTGGCCCACATCGGGTCTCCCGTCCCTCTGACCTGATGCGGCAGCCCTGGCACCTCCCCCCGGCCGCTGCCTCTCCTCTGTGCTGGTCACCCTGGTCTCACAGTCCCTCCTCCGCTCAGCCATCCCAACCACTCCCGATGCCCCCCAGGCCTTGAGACCCTCCTGCCCATGCCTGACCCAGGGTGCCATGCTGCCATATGTGTCCTGATGACCCTGGTCTTTCTCCCCAGCCACCACGGCCCGAGGGAGCCCAAAGCCCAGTCACCTCTCTGGTCTCACTTCCTCCTGCTTCCCTGTCGTTGGTCCCCTCTATCCAGGCCCTCCTCACCCCCCAGGTGCCCTCCCCTGACCACAGCTCCTCCCTCAGAGCCTCCTGTCTTTGTCAAACACCTCCTTGACTATGAGGCCATCCTGACCAACCCCCGCCACGTGCCTTCCCACCTCTGCCCTGATCAACTTGGAATGGGCTCCatgacaacgcaggagaccttGTCTTCCTAGCCCTGCTTCATCCCAAGGCCTGGCCATGCCAGGCCCGGTCTGCGCTCTAGTAAACGTTCACTGAGCGAGCAGGTGAGCGAGTGAGTGGATGCTGCCCAGGCCGCGTGCTGTGACAAAGGCTTTCATTCATCCACTATCCTTAAGACAGGCCTGAGACTTGGGGATGGCCCCTGTCCCactgataaggaaactgaggcctggacaAGTCAGGCGATGTGGCAGAGTACCTTCTGATGGTCCGTCAGCCTCTGCACAGACTGCCTCCAGGGCCTGACCTGGACATTGGCCTCTGGGGTCTGCCTGCCTTGCCTCTGCAACCTCAGTCCAGAGGGACCAGGGCCCAAAGCCCACTGAGTTTTGAGCTGTGGCGGTGGAAGGTGAGTGGAGGGTGGGTGGCAGGCCCCCCCCGCCACCAGCTGCCTCCTCCTGGTATTCCTGCCCCCTGGGAATCTGGAGGAACAGCTGAGGACCCTGCCTCTGTGCTCTCCCCGTCTCCTTCACTGTCTGTTACGGTGGCAGCTGGCAGGCCTTGTCCTGGGTTCACGGCAGGGTCTGGGGAGGAGAGAGGCCGAGACAGCATCCCCGGACAGGGACGAAGTGTGCCGTGGGGGAGGCAGGTCtggcctccctcctccagggcctggcCCGCTCACACGGCTGTCTGCCTCCTCCaccctttcttctcttctgggAATTCTGCCCTGGTCACCTGAAGCTAGGTGGTGTCTGGGCCCCATGGGCACATGCCAGGGTGAGGGCAGGTGACCTCTAGGGGCAAAATCCAGCCTAACCCTGGCTAGTGAGGTGGGCACTGCATCGCTTTGTCACCCAAGTCTCTGGACCCTCATCCATCCAGCCTTCCAGAAGGGCCGTGGGGTGGTGAGGGAGTGTCTGGCACAGCGGAGCTCACTCAGCAAGGGCAGATGCTGTGACATAAGACTGTGGTTGATGGAGAGGGCTGTTCCCTGGGACAGGGCCCAGCTCCCCAAGGGTCCCAGGGGTCCAGGGCCGCTCTCTAGCCTGCTTGTCCCGGAGCCAAGCACAGCCCCCAGCGCTCACCCCCGTGTCCTCCCTGGCTGGCTGTCTACCTCTGTCCCCTAAGGCCCTGAGGGTGGAGCTGGGCTCAGGCCTCTCGCCCCTCCCATCCCGTGCGCTCCCCGCAGCCGGCCCCTCACCCGTGAAGAAGATGTAGTCGAACTTGTGCTCCAGCAGCCTCCCGGTCTCCTGGGGCCCACCCAGCACCACGGCAAAACAGCTCTGCAAGGGGGGATGGACAAACGGAGGCTCCCTCTGGGGTCCCAGCCTGAGAGCCCAGggggctgcctgcctgcctgcggcCGCTCCCCCCTTGCCTGGCCTGACCCAGCGATGCCAGGGCTCCAGGTGGGCTGGGTGGGGAGCTGGGAGCCCCCCCAGGGACACTGGGCACGGGCAGTACCAGCCCACCACATGTGAGGTTGGGGCTTGGCAGAGTTAGGTTGGGGACTGAGGCCAGGGTGACCAGAGACAGGCAGGGAGCCCCTGGGGACAGGCCCCACCCCTCTGTTTCACGCAGAGGGGAACAGAGAAGCCAGTGACCTGGGCAAGGCCACACAACCCAGAGGAGGTCGGAACTCGGGTCCTGCCCTGGGCCCAGGGGGCCGGCCTGGCCCTGCTCGGCCCCAGTTTAGCTGCCCGTCTGCACTGGGCCCGGCTCACCTGGTCCAGGTATCCGGGCAGCACCTCGGCCAGGACCTTCTCAGTGCTCTTGCTGATCTCCGAGGGTTTCAGGACCACGCAGTTGcctgtggggcggggtggggagagggccCGTCTCCACTGGGTCCTCACACACCGGCAGGGCAGGAGCCCGCCTCGCTCCCCCTCCAGGTGAAGAATACAGCTGGGCTAGGAGAGGTGCGGTGCCAGCCCCAAGGCCACACACATGGAAACCAGGCCGTCGTGGCCACCTGGTGCCAGACCCCCCCAACTCTGCCCTGGCTCTGGGGAAGCTGTGATGCCACGAGGCTGGGAGGGGaagggcagggggcaggaaggCCGAGGGCCCCTCTCACCTGCTGCGAGGGCGCCCACcaggggccccaggctcaggttcAAGGGGTAGTTCCAGGGGGAGAGGATCAGCACCAGGCCGAAGGGCTCCTTCCGGATGAAGGCCGAGTCCAGCTGAGTGGCCTGGGCCAGGGCCAGCGTGGTGGAGAACAGTGAGAGGCTGGGGTCTCAGCCTCTCAGCTACCCTCCACCCAGAGGGGCCTCCTGATCCCAGCGTCACTCACCAGGTTCTTGGACACTTTCTCATCCTTCATCCAGGCCCTCAGGTTCCTAAGGGCCAAGTTAATCTCGTTCTGGCTGATGCTGATTTCAGACACCTCTGCCTCGAAGGCTGACTGCAGGGTGGGTgagggggaaggggcagggtCAGGGCTAGGATTGGGGAC
Above is a genomic segment from Dama dama isolate Ldn47 chromosome 2, ASM3311817v1, whole genome shotgun sequence containing:
- the ALDH3B1 gene encoding aldehyde dehydrogenase family 3 member B1 isoform X1 — translated: MDPFADTLQRLREAFSSGRTRPAEFRAAQLNGLSRFLQENKQLLQEALAQDLHKSAFEAEVSEISISQNEINLALRNLRAWMKDEKVSKNLATQLDSAFIRKEPFGLVLILSPWNYPLNLSLGPLVGALAAGNCVVLKPSEISKSTEKVLAEVLPGYLDQSCFAVVLGGPQETGRLLEHKFDYIFFTGNPQVGKIVMAAAAKHLTPVTLELGGKNPCYVDDNCDPQTVANRVAFFRCFNAGQTCVAPDYVLCSPEMQARLVPALQSAITRFYGDDPQSSPNLGRIISEKHFQRLRGLLSCGRVVIGGQSDESDLYIAPTVLVDVQETEPVMQEEIFGPILPIVNVRSLGQAIDFINRREKPLALYVFSKSSQVVKRVLAQTSSGGFCGNDGFMHLTLASLPFGGVGSSGMGNYHGKFSFDTFSHHRACLLRPPGLEKIYAIRYPPHTPRNLRVLLMAMETRSCSCTLL
- the ALDH3B1 gene encoding aldehyde dehydrogenase family 3 member B1 isoform X2; translation: MKDEKVSKNLATQLDSAFIRKEPFGLVLILSPWNYPLNLSLGPLVGALAAGNCVVLKPSEISKSTEKVLAEVLPGYLDQSCFAVVLGGPQETGRLLEHKFDYIFFTGNPQVGKIVMAAAAKHLTPVTLELGGKNPCYVDDNCDPQTVANRVAFFRCFNAGQTCVAPDYVLCSPEMQARLVPALQSAITRFYGDDPQSSPNLGRIISEKHFQRLRGLLSCGRVVIGGQSDESDLYIAPTVLVDVQETEPVMQEEIFGPILPIVNVRSLGQAIDFINRREKPLALYVFSKSSQVVKRVLAQTSSGGFCGNDGFMHLTLASLPFGGVGSSGMGNYHGKFSFDTFSHHRACLLRPPGLEKIYAIRYPPHTPRNLRVLLMAMETRSCSCTLL